The Paramisgurnus dabryanus chromosome 6, PD_genome_1.1, whole genome shotgun sequence genome has a window encoding:
- the basp1 gene encoding brain acid soluble protein 1 homolog, whose product MGGKLSKKKKGYNVNDEKAKEKDEKTEGASAEETEAQKENKEEATATTETSNDTAAATPGAESNSTAPKEEEKGSAPQKKEEPVANANAPKASESKTTEAVKAEPAKSPDAPPAKAEEKSAPANDKEPAKEPTLPAKDPTPPVATDSKADTESKKTEAPPAKEEPITTETSLAPNKEQAVAVQD is encoded by the coding sequence ATGGGAGGAAAGCTGAGCAAAAAGAAGAAGGGATACAATGTGAACGACGAAAAGGCAAAGGAGAAGGACGAAAAGACAGAGGGAGCGTCGGCGGAGGAGACTGAAGCTCAGAAAGAGAACAAGGAAGAAGCTACTGCTACCACGGAGACCTCCAATGACACGGCGGCAGCCACACCAGGCGCTGAAAGTAATTCCACCGCACCCAAGGAAGAAGAGAAAGGGTCTGCCCCTCAGAAGAAGGAAGAGCCTGTGGCTAACGCTAACGCTCCTAAAGCCTCCGAATCTAAGACCACCGAGGCCGTCAAAGCAGAACCCGCCAAGAGTCCAGATGCCCCTCCTGCCAAAGCAGAGGAAAAATCAGCCCCAGCAAATGATAAAGAGCCTGCAAAAGAGCCCACCCTTCCCGCTAAAGATCCCACCCCTCCTGTAGCAACGGATAGCAAGGCTGACACTGAGTCTAAAAAGACTGAGGCCCCACCCGCAAAAGAAGAGCCAATCACCACGGAGACAAGCCTTGCCCCCAATAAGGAGCAAGCAGTGGCTGTGCAAGATTAA